The nucleotide window CGGTTGACCCAGGTTCAGTTCCCTGGCGACGGCCGAGAACGAGCCGCGCTCCACCACCCGTACGAACACCTACATTGCATCGAACAGATCCATAGGGATTTGGCCTGTGTGAGGAATAAATCCTATCCATTGTTGCTTACTTATCGGAATACGTCGGCACTCGCAATATGAACCTACCCACTCATTGGAGGTTTACCGTCATGAACAACACCATGTCCGCTGCCGTCGCCGAAACTACCCAGGCCCCGCTGGTCGTCCGTCACATTTCCCGACCTGTTCCGGGCAAGGGACAGGTCTTGATCAAGGTCCACGCTGTAGGAATCAATCCGCTGGATACCAAGATCGCGGCAGGTGGCGGTGCCCATGCTCGTCAGCCACTGCCCGCCGTACTAGGGATTGACCTGGCCGGGACGGTCGTAGCATTGGGGGAAGGTGTGAATGACTTCGCCCCCGGCGAGGAGGTATTCGGCATGGCGGGTGGTATCGGCGGCGCCCAAGGTGCCCTGGCCGAATACATTGCCGTCGATGCTCGCCTGATCGCCCCCAAGCCCGCTTCACTGAGCATGCGGGAGGCGGCGGCACTGCCGCTGGTCTTCATCACGGCTTGGGAGGGATTGGTGGATCGCGCCAATGTCCGGGCTGGCCAGCAAGTGCTGATCCATGGCGGCGCGGGCGGTGTCGGTCAAATGGCGGTGCAGATCGCCCGGGCCCGGGGCGCCGAGGTCTATGCCACCGGCTCGGTCGGCAGCTTGGATTTCATCCGCGGACTGGGCGCGACGGCCATTGACTACCGATCCGAGGACACCGACAGCTACGTACGCCTGCACACCGATGGCGAGGGCTTCGACATCGTTTATGACACGGTCGGCGGCCCGACCCTGGACGCGTCGTTCAACGCCGTGAAGACCTACACTGGCCACGTCCTCAGCTGCCTGGGCTGGGGACAACACAGCCTGGCGCCATTGTCGTTTCGTGGCGCGAGTTATTCTGGCGTATTTACCTTGATGCCCTT belongs to Pseudomonas sp. B21-028 and includes:
- a CDS encoding zinc-dependent alcohol dehydrogenase family protein yields the protein MNNTMSAAVAETTQAPLVVRHISRPVPGKGQVLIKVHAVGINPLDTKIAAGGGAHARQPLPAVLGIDLAGTVVALGEGVNDFAPGEEVFGMAGGIGGAQGALAEYIAVDARLIAPKPASLSMREAAALPLVFITAWEGLVDRANVRAGQQVLIHGGAGGVGQMAVQIARARGAEVYATGSVGSLDFIRGLGATAIDYRSEDTDSYVRLHTDGEGFDIVYDTVGGPTLDASFNAVKTYTGHVLSCLGWGQHSLAPLSFRGASYSGVFTLMPLLTGKGRERHGQILREAAGLVEAGKLRIKVDPQRFGLGEVNDAFVQVAEGRGQGKTVVEIWVE